The genomic interval AGGCATCCGCGCCCGCACTGATCAGCACCCCCAGGACAGACTCGTGCCCGTACAGAGCCGCCCGGTGAAGGGCAGTGTTGGCAAGGGAAGACTCTCCGGGGGGTGTGGAATGTGACGGAACAGATTCAACAACGGTTGGGGGGCTGGGATTCGGTGTTATACTAGGGCTGGGTGCGTGGATTGGCTGGGAGGATTTCACCGTGTCTGCAGCAGAGACAGGGACCGCTGAGGGATGGGAATTTGAGAGATTGCCATTGTTGGTGTTTGCCAGCGCGTATGCTTCCTCGATGGGGTTGTAGGAAGGCCCCCGGCCGGCCATCGTCGGTCGTTGGGAACCATCGAGGGACGGCGGAGTCCACGACTCGGGGAAGGATAGACCGtccagaggaggagagaagagctGAAAGTCCGGCGGAGTTTGAACCTTCACCGGGGTCTGGAATGGGGGTaagggttgttgttgatgttgttgctgttgcttctgctgctgctgctgcttctcctcctccttagGAGccttggctgctgctgcctcttTGGCACTTTCcagcttttccttcttcaatcCTACATGGCATGGTTAACGGGGTCAAGGcatcacctccttcctccaggAACTTACTCTTACGATACCCCCTCTGGGCAATCCGATTTTGAGCCCTTCGCCGCTCTACCCGATCATCGATATTCGCCCAATTCTCGCCGACGACCTGAACGGAACTACAGTTGATCAGCAAAAGCAGATGGGAGAAAAGGGGTCTGAAAAGAGTATACGTACGTGATCATCGTGCAATTAGGGTCCACTGACATTCTCATGGCGATACAGTAGGAGATGGGCTATCCGTTCTCACGACCGGGGGCCATCGCCCACCCTGGGGCCCTCtacatatatgtatagaAAAAGGATCACGCCGTCAT from Aspergillus flavus chromosome 7, complete sequence carries:
- a CDS encoding ankyrin repeat protein; this encodes MRMSVDPNCTMITSVQVVGENWANIDDRVERRRAQNRIAQRGYRKRLKKEKLESAKEAAAAKAPKEEEKQQQQQKQQQQHQQQPLPPFQTPVKVQTPPDFQLFSPPLDGLSFPESWTPPSLDGSQRPTMAGRGPSYNPIEEAYALANTNNGNLSNSHPSAVPVSAADTVKSSQPIHAPSPSITPNPSPPTVVESVPSHSTPPGESSLANTALHRAALYGHESVLGVLISAGADASIADSAGLTPLHLAAMEGHARLVTLLLDSPTGSGVNINVTTREGETALHLAVKHHRPEVVQVLLCPTRRHALQVDAQDWLGRTALHLACERNRRDLVEMLVQAGAQLMIRDLEGQTPLHTACLGKNM